The sequence CCGCTACCGGTGGTGGAGCTGGGCCAGGCTTCCGCCGCGGCACGGGAGCGGGAGGCGGAGCGGCAGGCCGCCGCGGAGGCGCTGCGGCCCTTCGACCTGGCCTCCGGCCCGCTCCTGCGCACCCTGCTGCTGCGCCTGGCGGACGACGACCACGTGCTCTGCATCGGCCTGCATCACATCGCCAGCGACGCATGGAGCATGCAGGTGCTGGTGCGCGAGGTCTCCACGCTCTACGCCGCGTTCGCCCGGGGCGAGGCGCCCTGTCTGCCGGAGCTTCCGGTGCAGTACGCCGACTTTGCCGTCTGGCAGCGCGCCTGGCTGCGGGACGAGAGCCTGGAGGCGCATCTCTCCTACTGGCGGGACCGCCTTTCGGCTGCGCCGCCCCTGCTGGAGCTCCCGGTCGATCGTCCTCGCGCCGTGGGGCAGAGCCCGCGTGCGGCGGCGCACGCGTTCGTCCTGGGGCCCGAGCTGTCGCGGAAGCTGCGGGAGCTGTCGCGCCGCGAGGGAGCGACGCTGTTCATGACGCTGCTGGCGGGGTGGCAGGCGCTGCTGGGCCGCTATGCCGGGCAGCACGACGTGGTCGTGGGCACCCCCGTCGCGGACCGGGGCCGGCGCGAGGTGGAGGGGCTGATCGGCTTCTTCGTCAACATGCTGCCCTTGCGGACGGAGCTGGCCGCGGAGCTCACCTGGCGGGAGTTGCTGGCGCGGGTCCGCGAGGGGGCGCTGGGGGCGTACGACCACCAGGAGCTGCCGTTCGAGCGGCTGGTCGAGGAGCTGGGCGTGGCGCGCAGCCTGACGCACACCCCCCTCTTCCAGTCGACCTTCGCCCTGCACCGCGAGGGCAGGTGGCACGAGGGGCTGCGGCTGGGCGAGGTGGCGGTGGAGCCGTTCGGCGGCGGCGAGCGCGTGGCCAAGTTCGACCTGGACCTGGTCGTCACCGAGGACGGGGAGACCCTGGACGCAGTGCTCGTCTACCGGGCGGCGCTCTTCGACGCCGCCACGATGGCGCGCCTGGCGGGACACCTGGAGAGCGTGCTGGAGGCGATGGCGTCCGGCCCGGAGCGGCGCCTGGCGGAGCTGTCGCTGCTGCGCGGAGCCGAGCGCTCGCAGGTGCTCGAGGCGTGGAACGCCACCGTGCGGCCGTACCCGGCAGGCGTGTGCCTGCACCAGCTGTTCGCCGCGCAGGCGAGCCGCACGCCGGACGCCCCCGCGCTCTTCTGGGGGGACGAGCGGGTGACGTACGCCGAACTGGAGCGCCGGTCCGGCCGGATGGCCGCCGCCCTGCGGGGGCGCGGCGTGGGGCCGGAGACGCGCGTGGGCGTGTGCATGCACCGCACGCCGGAGCTGGTGGTCGCGCTTCTCGGTGTCCTGAGGGCCGGGGGCGCGTACGTGCCCATGGACCCCGCCTACCCCCGGGAGCGGCTGCGCTACATGCTGGCCGACTCGGGCGCGGCGCTCCTCCTGGCCGACGCTGCCGCGGCCGAGCGGCTGGGCGAGTGCGGGGTGGAGGTGGTGCGCCCGGACGCAGCCGGCGCGGCCGGCACCCCGGAAGAACCGCACGCCCCGGTGCACCCGGAGAACCTGGCGTACGTCGTCTACACCTCGGGATCCACGGGCACGCCCAAGGGCGTGCTCGGGACCCACCGGGCCATCCTCAACCGCTTCGCCTGGGGGTGGAGCGAGTACCCGTTCGCGCCCGGCGAGGTATGCTGCCAGAAGTCCTCCCTGGCCTTCGTGGACTCGGTGGTGGAGGTCTTCGCGCCGCTGCTGGCCGGCGTTCCCTCGGTGCTCGCCCCGGACGAGGACGCCCGCGACCCCGAGGCGCTCGCCGCCATCCTTTCGCGGCACGGCGTGACGCGGATCGTCCTGGTTCCCTCCCTCCTGCGGGCGCTGCTCGACCGGTACCCGCGGCTGGGCGAGCGCTGCCCGCGCCTGCGGGTGGTGGTGAGCGGCGGCGAGACGCTCCCTCCCGAGCTGGCCCGCCGCTTCGCGAAGGCGGTTCCCGGGGCGGTCCTCCTGAACGTGTACGGGATGTCCGAGGCGGCCTCGGAAAGCACCCACCATCCGCTCCGCTCGGCCGGCGATGCCCCGGGCGAGCGGGTCTCCGTCGGCCGCCCGATCTGGAACACGCGGATGTACGTGGTGGGCGCGGGGATGGAGCCGGTGCCGGTGGGGGCCCCGGGGGAGCTGTACCTGGCCGGCGACGGGCTGGCGCGGGGGTACATCGGGCGCCCGGCGGCAACGGCGGAGCGCTTCGTCCCCGACCCCTTCGCCAGCACCCCCGGGGAGCGCCTGTACCGGACGGGCGACCGGGCGCGGTGGACGGCGAACGGGGAGCTGGAATACCTGGGCCGGTCCGACCACCAGGTGAAGGTGCGGGGCATCCGCATCGAGCTGGGCGAAATCGAGGCCGCGATGCGGGCGCACCCGGCGGTGCGCGATGCGGTGGCCGTGGTGCGGGACCGTGCCCCGGGTGACCAGCGGCTCGTGGCGTACGTCGTTGCCGGCGAGGGGGAGGGGCTCTCCCCGGCGGAGTTGCGGGCGCACCTGGGGGCGCAGCTGCCGGAGTACATGGTGCCGGGTGCCATCGTCACGCTGGAGCGCATGCCGCTGACCGGCAGCGGAAAAGCCGACCGGCGGGCGCTGCCGCCGCCGCAGTGGGACGCGGAGCTCGCGTACGTGGCGCCGCGGACAGCCACGGAGGATCTTCTGGCGGGGATCTGGGCAGAGGTGCTGCGCCACGAGCGCGTCGGCGTGCACGACGACTTCTTCGAGCTGGGAGGGCACTCGCTGCTGGCCACGCGCGTGGTCTCGCGGATCCGGGAGGTGCTTGCCGTCGAGGTGCCGCTGCGCGCAATCTTCCAGGGCCCTACCGTGGCGGAGCTGGCCGGGCGGGTGGATGCGCTGCGGCGCGCGGGGCTCCCGGCGCTGCCGCCGGTGGTTCCCGCCGGGCGCACGGGGCCCTACCCGCTTTCGTTCTCGCAGGAGCGGCTCTGGCTTCTGGACCGGCTGCAGCCCGGGAACGCGCTGTACAACCTTCCCTGCGCGCTCCGGCTGGACGGCGCGCTGGACCGGGCCGCGCTCCAGCGCGCCCTTGGCGAGGTCGTGCGGCGGCACGGAGCGCTCCGCACGGTGTTCGGCGAGCAGGAGGGAGAGGCGGTGCAGGTCGTCGTTCCCTTCGACGGCTTCCCGTTGCCGGTGGAGGACCTCACGGGCCTGGACGAAGCGGAGCGTGCGGCGGAGACGAGGTGCCGGTGCGCCGCGGAGGCGGCGCTTCCCTTCGACCTCTCGACCGGTCCGCTCCTCCGCGCCAAGCTGCTGCGGCTGGGCCGCGAGGAGCACGTGCTGATGCTCACCCTGCACCACATCGTCACCGACGGATGGAGCACGGTCATCTTCTTCCGCGAGCTCTCCGCGCTGTACGGGGCGTACCGGGAAGGGCGCGAGTCGCCGCTCCCGGAGCTGCCGGTGCAGTACGGCGACTACGCGGTCTGGCAGCGAGGGCACCTGCAGGGAAGCGCTCTCGAAGGGCAGCTGGCATACTGGAGGACGCATCTCTCGGGCATCCAGGCGCTGCCGGAGCTTCCGACCGACCATCCCCGCCCGGCGGTACAGACCTTCCAGGGCGCCTACCTGCCCGTCCGGCTTTCCGCCGAGCTCACCGGGCGGCTGGAGGCATTGGCGCGCCGCGAGGGCCTGACCCTGTTCATGGTGCTGCTGGGAAGCTTCCAGGTGCTGCTGAGCAGGTATTCCGGGAGCGACGACGTCGTGGTCGGCAGCCCGGCCGCCGGCCGGACACGGCGCGAGGTGGAGGGGCTGATCGGATTCTTCGTCAACACGCTCGTGCTGCGTGCCCACTTCGGCGGCGATCCCACGGTGCTCGAGGCGCTAAGGCGCGTGCGCGAGGCCACGCTGGGCGCGTTCGAGCACCAGGAGGTGCCTTTCGCCAGGCTGGTGGCCGAGCTCAGGCCGGAGCGCACCCTCAGCCCCGCGCCCCTGTTCCAGGCCAGCTTCGCCCTGCAGAACAACGAGCGCTACCACTTCGGCCTGGAGGGGCTGAGCGTCCGGTGGGCCGACGTGGTGATCCAGACGTCCAAGTTCGACCTCTGCCTGGACCTGGCGGAAACCTCCCACGGGCTGGAGGGCCGGCTGATCTACAGCACGGAGCTGTTCGAGCGACCCACGATCGTCCGTATGCTGGGGCACCTGGAGCAGCTCCTCGCCCAGGTCGCCGGGAGCGCCGACGTGCGACTCTCGGAGCTGGCACTGGCCGACGAGGCCGAGCGCGGGCAGGCCGTGTAGGCGGGGGACCCGCCGGGAAGCCGCACGGCCCGGTAGTGCCGGCCAGTGCTCCCCGGAGTGCGGCGCGGGCGTTGCGCGCGGGCGGAAGCGGATATGTTCTCTCAAGTGAATCGCATCAGGAACTCGTGACCAATCCGGCCGTGACGGTCGTCGCGGGCGTCCGTCCGGGCTTCGTTCCACACCACGCCTCTGGAGCGAGCGATGTCGATCGTCGAGGAAACCGTGAGCGAGACCCTGAAGCCCGAGACCCTGCGGCAGCTGCGGGCCGGCGCGGCCCTGCACATGGACCATTACGGCGGCCAGCGCTTCCCGGTCGCCTGCCTGGAGGCGAAGGGGATCCTCCAGCGCGTCGCCGCGCTGGAGGGCCCGCAGGCGGGGCGCGTCTTCGAGCTCGTGGACGCCAGCGGCGCCTACGCCAGCGCCTGCCTGGGGGCGGGCCATCCCGTCATCAAGCGCGCCCTGTCGGAGGCGGTCGAGCGGGTGGGGTACGTCAGCGACGAGGTCGGCTCGCTGGAGCGCGCGAAGCTGCTGGACCTGCTGTTCGGCGAGGAGGGGGTGCTCGGCCCCGAGTACCGCGGCGGGCGCTACCACGTGAGCGGCCGCAACTCGGGCTCGGAGGGGCTGGAGCTGGCGCTCCGCCTGGTGGTGGAGAGCCGGGTCGACCACGGCCGGCGCACCGTCCGCGAAGGGTACGCCGAGCGCCGCACCATCCTGGCCTTCGAGGGAGCCTGGCACGGCTGGACCGCGGGCGCCGCATCGCTCCTGAACCGGCCCTACTTCCGCCACGGACTCCCGGAATGGAGCCGGGAAGGACCGTACGGCCTGGACGTGACGCACATCCCCTTCGGCGAGCCGGGGATGCTGGAAGAGCTCTTCGCCCGCAGCGGGCACACCCTCGCCGCCGTGTTCGTGGAGCCGGTCCAGGGAGACGCCGGCATCCTGGTTCCGCCCGCCGGCTACCTGCGGCGGCTTTCCGGGCTCTGCCGCGAGCATGGCGTGATCCTGGTGGCGGACGAGGTGCTCACGTTCGCCAAGACGGGGCGCCTCCTGGCCATGGCCGACGAGCAGGGCCCGATCCCGGCGGACGTCACGGTGGTGGGGAAGAGCCTCGGGATGGGCGTGCTCTCCACCTCGCTGGTGATCGCCCGCCGCGAGCTCACGGTGCGGCCGATCGGGGCGGTGACCACCTCCGACCTGCGCCCCCTCACCTGCGCGGTGATCCGCCGCGGGCTG comes from Longimicrobium sp. and encodes:
- a CDS encoding aminotransferase class III-fold pyridoxal phosphate-dependent enzyme, which encodes MSIVEETVSETLKPETLRQLRAGAALHMDHYGGQRFPVACLEAKGILQRVAALEGPQAGRVFELVDASGAYASACLGAGHPVIKRALSEAVERVGYVSDEVGSLERAKLLDLLFGEEGVLGPEYRGGRYHVSGRNSGSEGLELALRLVVESRVDHGRRTVREGYAERRTILAFEGAWHGWTAGAASLLNRPYFRHGLPEWSREGPYGLDVTHIPFGEPGMLEELFARSGHTLAAVFVEPVQGDAGILVPPAGYLRRLSGLCREHGVILVADEVLTFAKTGRLLAMADEQGPIPADVTVVGKSLGMGVLSTSLVIARRELTVRPIGAVTTSDLRPLTCAVIRRGLEHIVDEGLLERSRVLGAEFRELLRSEIVERFPEVYTEVRGLGYLNGIEVTERVAPAVTALRGRLVEHGVYTESMAGVRRSGGLRRIYPCVRLAPPLITTREDLGRIVEHLRAGTEAFVRHG